GACATATTTTTTTAGGGCTTTTGAAATTTGTTTATTTAATTAATCCAATTTGCTAGTTCTTTAGCACAAATAATTGGGCTAAAAACTAAAAAAACATGAAACCTTTAAAATTATCAATGATTTTTTAAAGATTTGGTGAAGAACCCCTTAATTCCTGGCAATATATACTGCTAAACACATAAGATTGCATAAAGATAATAATTAAAAGCTATTAATTCTTAGACTTAACCCAATTTTATAAATTATTTTTTTCATGACTTCACCTACTAATTTTCAGCTTAGAAACATAAAAGTTCTGCCGTTACCTATAGAACGTAGAGTTCATCCCTCCGTAACAAGCAAATCTAAACGAATACTAGACATATTTGGAGCAATTATAGGGCTAACTTTTACAGCTATTATTGCCATGCCAATAATGATTGCCATGCAGTTTACCGACCCTGGCGCGCTTCTTTATAGCCAAATTCGCTGTGGTTTTGAAGGCAAACCTTTTAGAATTTGGAAATTTCGCTCGATGATTGCCGATGCAGATCTTAAAAAGCATCTGGTAGAAAATCAGGCAAAAGGACACATTTTCAAAAACGATAATGATCCCCGTATTACTGCAATCGGTCATTTTCTACGTCGTACTAGCTTAGATGAGTTTCCTCAATTTTGGAACGTGCTTAAGGGTGAAATGAGCCTAGTCGGGACTCGTCCTCCCACTACTGAAGAAGTTGCTATGTACCAGGCGCACCATCTTCAACGTTTAAAAGTCAAGCCTGGTATCACAGGGGAATGGCAAGCTAAAGGTCGTTCCCAAATTCAAGATTTTGAAGATGTGGTTCGTATGGATCTTGACTATCAAAAAAGATGGTCTTTTATGTACGATATTAACTTAATTATCAAAACCATTGCGGTGGTTGTGGCTCGTAAAGGAGCGTGTTAAAAATTGAATATAGAAAACACTATGATTAATCTTAGCTTCCACGCTCAATTATTTTGTAGCTTATGAATCTTCCCACTTGGATTACTCTATCTCGTCTTCTAGGACTTCCTTTTATTCTTTACCTACTCAATGACCCCACACCAGACAACCGTTGGCTCTGTGTGGGGATTTTTGTAGTTGCGGCAGGGACAGATTGGGTAGATGGCTATTTAGCTCGCAAACTAGATTTGGTAACGGAATTAGGCAAGTTTCTCGATCCTTTGGTAGATAAGCTTTTGGTCTTAGGCTCACTACTAGCTTTAATTGAGCTACAGCTTGTTCCTGCCTGGGGAGTATTTTTAATTTTAGCTAGAGAATTAGCGATCGCAGGTTGGCGCGTCAATCCCAACTTAACAGGCAACAGCAGCATTTCAGGCGCAAATATCTGGGGCAAACTTAAAACCGTAGTTCAAATTATGGCGATCGCTTTTTTAATTGCTCCCCTATCTCCTCAATGGGATACCCTAAGCATAGTCTTGTTTTGGTTAGCAGTAGCAGTTAGCTTAATCTCTGGCTGGATTTATATTTTGCCTAATATCTCTTCATCTAAAGAAAAATCAATCTCTGAGTGATCTCTGCCTGAATTTAAATAATCATTTTGGAAAGAATCTTTTAAACCTGATACCAAGTCATACTTAGGTTGCCAATTTAAATCAGTTTTTGCTTGATGTATATCCGCAAAAAAGTGTTGCTGACGAATGGGAAAAGCCTTACGTTTACCAAAGTCAAATTGAGCCAGGTCATAATGTATTAGCTTAATATCTTCTGGTGATTTCCCCGCAGCTTCTGCACAGGCGTAGGCTAAACCGTCAAAAGTAACATAGCGATCGCCTGAAACATTATAGATTTTGCCAATAGCAGTTTCGTTACCTAAAATACTAGCCATTGCCATAGCTAAATCTTGAACATGACCAAACTGGGTAATAAACATTCCATTACCTGGAATTGGTATAGGGCGATCGCCTACAATGCGATCAAAGAACCAGGCTTCTAAATCATTGTAGTTTTGAGGCCCATAAATATAAACTGGACGAATAGAAGTCCAGGGAATACCCGACTCGGCTAAATAAGCTTCGGTGTGATGTTTACCCTTATGGCGACTTTTGGGATCTACAGGATCTCCTTCTAGATGGGGCATTTGAGAGGATTTAAGATATACGCCAGCCGAACTTACATATACAAAATGTTCTACCTTGCCGTTAAAAATTTCTACTAAAGGTTGAGTATCGCTTAATTCTCTGCCATTGTTATCAAAAATGGCATCAAAACTTTCACCTGACAGCTTTTCTTTAAGTTGCTCTGCATTTTTGCGATCGCCTTGAATCTGAGTTACTCCTTCTGGTGCAGGATGATTACCTCGATTGAACAATACAACTTCATGTCCTTGCTCAACCAAAACTTTAGTCAGGTAA
This DNA window, taken from Pleurocapsa sp. FMAR1, encodes the following:
- a CDS encoding sugar transferase — translated: MTSPTNFQLRNIKVLPLPIERRVHPSVTSKSKRILDIFGAIIGLTFTAIIAMPIMIAMQFTDPGALLYSQIRCGFEGKPFRIWKFRSMIADADLKKHLVENQAKGHIFKNDNDPRITAIGHFLRRTSLDEFPQFWNVLKGEMSLVGTRPPTTEEVAMYQAHHLQRLKVKPGITGEWQAKGRSQIQDFEDVVRMDLDYQKRWSFMYDINLIIKTIAVVVARKGAC
- the pgsA gene encoding CDP-diacylglycerol--glycerol-3-phosphate 3-phosphatidyltransferase; this translates as MNLPTWITLSRLLGLPFILYLLNDPTPDNRWLCVGIFVVAAGTDWVDGYLARKLDLVTELGKFLDPLVDKLLVLGSLLALIELQLVPAWGVFLILARELAIAGWRVNPNLTGNSSISGANIWGKLKTVVQIMAIAFLIAPLSPQWDTLSIVLFWLAVAVSLISGWIYILPNISSSKEKSISE
- a CDS encoding NAD-dependent epimerase/dehydratase family protein, which translates into the protein MRILMMGGTRFIGVYLTKVLVEQGHEVVLFNRGNHPAPEGVTQIQGDRKNAEQLKEKLSGESFDAIFDNNGRELSDTQPLVEIFNGKVEHFVYVSSAGVYLKSSQMPHLEGDPVDPKSRHKGKHHTEAYLAESGIPWTSIRPVYIYGPQNYNDLEAWFFDRIVGDRPIPIPGNGMFITQFGHVQDLAMAMASILGNETAIGKIYNVSGDRYVTFDGLAYACAEAAGKSPEDIKLIHYDLAQFDFGKRKAFPIRQQHFFADIHQAKTDLNWQPKYDLVSGLKDSFQNDYLNSGRDHSEIDFSLDEEILGKI